The nucleotide sequence agattCAAGTCAAAGACagcaggatcccgcctggagaatagggacAATTTTTAATTCAAATCAGAAGTAGCATGAGCCGCCTGAGGAACAAGGTTTTCAAGCTCAAGTCTACTCCAAGTTCAATTTTATTTCAAGTGCAAGCAGCAGGATGCCCGACTGAAGAACAGGCTCAACTtcaagttttcttcaaaatcaagtCAGCAGGATGCCCATCTGAAGAACAGGGTgaattttttgtttcatgtttaaAGAGCAAGTGGGGATTCAAGAAAGACtcaagacaagaagtagataggattttgtatttttcttttatttttactgtaatttttccttttattttttatgtaatgGTAGGaaccacggaccggaacctcgacgacacctcaatcggctctccacctcggtactccatcatTGTTCCTACttttgaactacacgtggcctgattcctttatagccaagtatatgtaggcagctcatatactagagctcggtcacattctcctttttcttagtttttggtttctctaaataagggtcgggtcaaaaaataTGTCTTGTAGTTCTTTGTCTAAAAACTCTTcatatttccagtcaaagaggggaagctgtagacatgtaattttttaccctccccaatattttatatatttaggCATTTAAAtgtttagtttaggcctaatatcgctatttcaactagtttattttgtcacaaaaatgaaaattacaaaaataggtttgtcttaacggttagttttattttaatagttatttttacttaagtaggattaattagtaaatggtGTAGTATTTTTAGTCTTGCTTTAGAAGAAAGAGTACGAAATTTGAGGCTAATTTTTGTTTGGTCTTAATTGAAGAGGTCCAAAGAGATGACCCAATTTTAAAGCCCAAACCCAAAGAGCCACTCTCCCTTCTTCTTATACATGCTAACGCACATTTTCAAGACCTAGACACAACGTAAAAAAAACCTAGGTCTAATAAGCTACAGCCGCAGAAACCTATCTCCCAGTCGTTCCTGTTGCTTCATCTTCAACCTTCAGCACCCTTCACACACAAGACCTAAGAGCTGAGAACGCCCAAGCTTCAGCCATTTTTGGACCCTTCTCCTTCATCTTCCTCAACCTAATGCCACCCTCCCTCGCCTGAGAACTAGCCCCATCGTTGCCCCTCCTATTCAAACAAAAGAACCAACAGACCTAACCCTATACGACCTAAGCAGGGAGATGAACAACAGAAGAAAAAATACCCTAGACTTATAGATCACTCCATAGTTTTTGTTGCTTCTGGATCTCTCACCAAACCAGTGACCAAACTAACACAAATCAGCCACCCTCACTTTCGTCTCACAACAACCGGCGTCCAAGCCAGAAAACAACCTAGAAAAAAGTTGCACCAGCACCCTCACACCTCTCTCCCTTTTCTTTACACATGTCATTTCACACCAGCGACCACCGGCGACTATCTTCAGTCCAAAATGAGAGCAGCAACAGTGAGAAAAAGTTTCTGCTTTCTCTTCTCGTGTCTTTGATTTTTGTCGGaaaaaaaaggttaaaaaaaTGTAGTGAGAGATAGACAATTGAACGAACGCTCAGATATGAGTAAAGGGAGGTAGTGAGGAAGTCATTTCAGAGTTCGATGAGGTTCTGGCGAGGTTTTTTGATTTAGATCTTGATCGCGGTTCCATTGCTTGGCATCGCCAACTGTCCGACAGTCAGATTTCAGATCTATTCGAGGTTTAttcctcaatttttttttctattttggcTTAATTCCATGCTTCCAGTAATTTTGTTAATCTCTCTTTGATATGTTTTGTTGATCTTTGAATTAATGTTTCGTTTTTGCTCGTGATGCCTGGAAGAATTTGTTTGCGTGTTTTTGgttcttgtgattattgtttgtgTGTTTCTTTTCAGGTAATTTTATATTCGGATGAATTATTAGTAAATTTGACGTTTCGTTGGCAATGACTTATTAAAAGATAAAGGTTTCGAGGCTTTAGGATTGATAATATAGTGATAGAATATTAAGTTAACAAAGTTAAGTAGGGTAGCTGATTGCTTGGATGTTCGAAAGGTCTTATGCCGTGGGAATGGGAAAAACTGTGGGTACAGTTCCCgaggcatagtcatgatacataatcccAAAATTTGAGTGCACGTTGGTGTGACTTGACCCCCCAACTCCGAACAATAATGAAATTAAagatgttgtagatcgtgggtatggttcccgtgatgCGATTCACAATGTGTACCAAACAAACGAGTGTGCGACATCGCAACTTGTTCCAACCTAATTCCATAAATGATTAAGAGCGATTTTGAAAATTCAATAGGCTCTAAATAtgtaattaattagataattaggccaacAATAATAtttgagcgaccatgctaaaaccacggaactcgagaatgcctaacacttctactgggttaacagaatttcttacccgaatttctgtattTTGCGGACTGTAAAAccgagtcaaacttcctcgattcaaaattttaaaccggttgggacaccataaattatcccaagtggcaattctgaatttaaataaataattttgtttcgattattgtcactttaattgaaaaaactctcttataccccttttcgggtagaaaaaggaggtgtgacacataccATTGAATACATCAAACTTCTAACGACAGAGGAATAAGGAAATTTTGTCATGCTTTCCATTTCCTCtattgttgtaggacacatcttcttgtttaacttcagatgactaaaaagaggtgtgctgactagcttagcattcttcatgttgaagcattCCAGTACATGTTCAATGTACTTTTCTTGAGacagccacaactttctacttgttcgctctcgaactatcttcatacccGAAATTTGTTGTGTTGGGTCCAAGTCCTTCATAtaaaatgacttggacaaatttCCCTTCAACTTTGCGATCAACTCCTTGTCTTtccctacaattaacatgtcatccacatacaacaataaaataataaaattgttgtaagaaaatcttttgaagtatacataTAGATCAAAATACGTCTTTatgtaagtttgacttttcatgaatgagtcaaactttttGTACCATTGCCTTGGTGTTTGTTTcaacccataaagactcttattcaatttgcataCCATGTGTTTCTTTCTAGCTACTTCAAATCATTGTGgatgctccatataaatctcctcttccaaatctttATGGAGAAATGCAGGTTTCACGTCCAACTGCTCCACATCAAGATCTAGGCTAGATGCTAAgatcaaaattgttcgaatagaagtcattttgacaacatgtgagaaaattttgtcaaaatcaatacctttcttctatTCAAAGCCttttaccaccaatcgagctttgtatctaaCTAGTTtgccattttcatcttttttgAGTTTAAAGActcatttgcatttgagtggtcttttaccctttggaagttcaaccagcttgtatatgccatttttctgtagagatttcatttcttcttgcatggctttcattcatttggttcttttctggatgagacaacacctccttaagactttttGGCTCTCCATCATCACTAATAAGGACATTCTCTATGGAAGGGTACCTGTATtactctacccttggcctttcTAATCTCATTAGAGATTGAGGTTCTTATTCTTCTTGAGTGGGGTACTCACTTGCTCGacatcatcatcaggttgatcCCCCTACTTAATAACCTCACTAGGTCGCTCCCCCTGCTTGGgaacctcgtcggtcgtacttttTGCACTTGTGGGATAGTTAGAAGAAGAAGGAATggtaacaaggttaggaattGTACCATTCTTGGCCTTCTCTGACATATCATAatcagttccaacttcactttctcagaagactacatctctgcttctggtgaccttcttctttacaaaacCCCATAATCTATatccgaactcttcatctccgtATCCGATAAATATAtagggaacagatttatcatctAGCTTTGTTCTCTATTCCTTTGGTACTTGCACAAAAGCTCTACAACCGAACACAGATgtgagtaggacacctccttgttagTCCAAACTCTCTTTGGGATGTCAAATGCCAACGGAACTGATgaactcctattgatcaggtaacaggctgcccgaactgcttcaccccagaatgactttgtagtttagccattctgagcatgcttctcaccttctccacaatggtatGGTTCATTTTTTATCTAagccattgtgttgtggggttccagaaaatgtcttttcatgtctgatcccatggctCGAAtagtactcttcaaattcccttgaagtgtacttaccttcattgtcacttcggagatgGTTTAGCTTTTGCTCTGTCTCCCTTTCCAACcatagcatgaaacttctggaaaacttaaAATGCCTGATCTTTAGGTTTCGAAATATAAACCCATAGTTTTcatgaagcatcatcaataaaagtaacaaaatgttTGTTACCGCCCATCGATTCAATTTCTATTGGGTCACAAAtatcagaatataccaaatcaagtatattcaattttctttcagacgatgtcttaAATGAGACTATatgttgcttaccaaataaacagtagtcacaaggttttaccgttgtaactttagaataagaaatgagtgatttcctgGCAAGAATCTTCTATCCtttctcgctcatatgactcatccttttgtgccacaaatctgcagaaatctcatcttgtactGCGTTCCATttaccttggcatatttctgcatttttccTGTATAACGTGCCACAAGAAAAttcctttgcaatcaccaatgatcccttggtgagtctccacttttgatttgcaaaatagttctcaTTTCTATCTCGGTCTAAAGTAATTttcgagatcaagttcatcctcaaatcaggtacatgccgcacatcctttagaaccaatgtacATCCAACATTTGTATcaatacaaatgtcaccaattcccgtaatctttgagtaacttgtgttacccattcccACAGTGCCAAAATCActtgctacatatctgcaaaaagaGATCTTTTATGGGTGTAGCATGGCAAGATTTTGTtgtatcaaccacccattccgactctagACCTGacaagtgcatgcattcctcttcctcatttataaagaggataacattatcattgttttgtaCCATGTAGGTTGTGTTATCGTCATTCTTCTAACCACTGCTTTGAACTTTGCCCTTCCATGGATTTGggaaatctcttttgaagtgacctggttgatcacaattgtagcaatttctaTCTCTTCATTTGAATCGGTTCTTAGATTTCTCATGAGCTTTGGATCTACCATAGTTACTCGAACttctttgataactcctgcctctaccttctgtgatgagagcttGTCCTTAATTTTCAGgattctttctcatcttctcattaagtagaagagccgatgtgacatatttcgactcaaaggtagtcttaccgtgcaagatggttgttgccaaattatcgtatgAAGATGCCAATGAGTTCAATAACAAGATGGCTTtgtcttcttcttcgattttcaCTTCGAGATTGGTGAGTTGTGTGATTAGTCTgctaaacacatttaaatgtgacaaaaatccgtaccttcacccatgtgtagggtGTATAGCTGCTTCTTGAGGTAgaatttatttgtcagcgttttggacatgtataggctttccaacttTGTCCAAATTCCACATGCGGTGTTTTCATCAAtaatgttatttaccacatcatctgataagtgcaacctgattgcactagcagccctTTCATCCAAGTCAACCCAATCCTCAACTTTTATGGTATAAGACTTTTTGGTGTCAACATccagtaccttgtgtaatccttgttggacgAGCATATCCCTTATTCTTCTTTGCCATGCTGAGAAACCTCTATCTCCGTTGCATATTGCAACCTCATATTTTACTCCGGATATTTTTTTTCACTGAGTATAGTACTACCAACAGTCAATATTACTTCTGTGAACGAGCAGAacttgtgctctgataccagttattgggaataaaccccctaaAGAAATAATAGTCACGGTAATAAAAGCGaaataataacgtagcaccgagatatggtaatcaacaagaataaaaataacaattaagaacacaaaagtttttacgtggaaaacccttttgaataagggataaacccatggccccgtgaagagcaactgatatcatTATAGCAAGgaatttacactttgtaggtccgagtaaaatactctaAAGACCACTATAAcatacaaaagaaataaccctcttttgatatttccaGCTCACTATAATATCgctctctctatttttctcattGACTATTTTTTTATACGGAAAAAGGGTCATATATATCCCTCTACTAGCTAAAATAAGCTAGATTTGTCCTCCGTTATACTATTTGATAAAAATTATCCCTACCATTCAAGTCTTTTGTTCAAATACCCCTCTGCcgtcaaattttaaatttaaattataaaaagtCATGTGTTAGAGTTCTATTGGCTAAACTAAACCCACTCCTCCTTTTTCTTTGACCAAGTCGACCCGACCAAATCTCTCACCTGTCATCTTCCCAACCTCACCCTTTCTTCTTTTAACAACTCATTCCTCTAAAAACTACAGGGCAAATTCCTCAAAAAATGAAGATCGAAAATTTAACATTCAGATAATTAGCTTATTAAGCTCAGTGCTCCCATTCATCTATGAAATTAAACACTAAATCTAAAAGTTTTACACCAATTAACACAGAAAGAAAActgatttaaaagaaaaaaaaaagaaatacatGTTTAACTATCGAAAAAATCAAAGGAACTATAGTAAGTGTTGATAGAGAATCAATATCTTTGCAAACGTGTGGTCCGCTTCATCAAAGGCAAGAATCTTCATGCACTCATGCCCATTTTCTAGTTGTGACCTACTTTTTTATAATTTCAGGAGTGTCAATTATTAATTATGTTGAAACAGGCCGGCACTTTGAAATTGGCACATAGTTGGTTGCATCTGCTTGGATAGCTAATTTTGTTATACCAGTGAATTTCCCCATTCTTATCAGCACTTCCATATTCTGCAACATTTTCCACCATTTAAACCAAATattttgaagtttttatttgtttgaattgatgAAAAATCTTCTTAATATTCTCTTTGAAATGTAGAGGGGTATTTTGAACAATAGACTTGAACGATAGGGACAATTTTGATCAAATAATATAACAGAGGACTGATCTAGCTTATTTTACCCAATAGAGGGACATATataacccttttccattttttataccctgtgaaacctcactctttctttctctttgttgGTATGTAGAAATGGAAATCCAAGCTCTCCTTCTATAGCCTCCGAGAAGTCTATTATATTTGACATTTTACCCACTTTCCCTtcgttttctttctttcatttatggGGATGGACCCCACACCATCCTAGCATAACCAGTCATCCCTTAATCATTTTGGCAAGGTTGAATTTCTCAGCCTTCTCTTATAATAGAGTACTGCCGGGCTTAGGCCCCTCCTTTGTTATCCTTTTTATGGTATAAAAGCACACCCAAACTCTAATGGATGAGATAAACTTGCAAGACGAATGAGGTAATAAGAATACAATGGTCACTGTATTAAACAGAAAGACAATAGGAATAATAATGGCAATAACTTTGTTGTTCGTTTTTGTACAGCAATACAATAACATGAAAGATGAAGATAAAATTAACTTAGGAGTTGAGTGAAGTATCGAAATATCAAACAAGAATAACAAACATCATTAACTGTTCAGTTTGTGCAATATCAAACTAGCTTGACTTCTTAGAAGCATTCTCTCTTGCCATTGTCATTTGTTCAAAAAGGCTTCCATCATAAACAGCTCGTACCGCTTCTTTCGTCAATTCACCATTCTTGTTTTTCGCCAAATCATATAGGAGCCTCCAATCTGTTGTAGCATTAAGCCTACGCCAATAAAAAATATGATATTAGAAAATATATATCacttcaaagaaaaacaaaaagaaatataaacaGCACCATCCAAAGTAGTCTTTAGGTTCTCTATTTTTCTTGAGCAACTCGTTCACTTCGTCAGCTGTTAACGAATTTGCATTTTTATGAGCATACTTCTTGAAGATCTCCTCAAACTTCTCTGGCACAAATCTTCAAAATCATTCAAAAATATAATCGAATATTAACTGTATCTTATACAAAGCTTACAACAAATGTGATCTATGACCATTAAATTATTGTCTATGAAAGAGAATTCTGTCACTAACTATTCAT is from Nicotiana tabacum cultivar K326 chromosome 18, ASM71507v2, whole genome shotgun sequence and encodes:
- the LOC107829447 gene encoding putative peroxygenase 4, translated to MASSSSLQPDGFRKLGRNIFRSLLAAVLIHLVLSHKTRPGKWPSLLFPIVIKNIKYGKHGSDSDAYDAEGRFVPEKFEEIFKKYAHKNANSLTADEVNELLKKNREPKDYFGWLNATTDWRLLYDLAKNKNGELTKEAVRAVYDGSLFEQMTMARENASKKSS